From one Flavobacterium sp. N502536 genomic stretch:
- a CDS encoding thiolase family protein: MKTAYIVKAYRTAVGKAPKGVFRFKRPDELAAETIQFMMDELPNFDKKRIDDVMVGNAMPEAEQGLNVGRLISLMGLKVEDVPGVTVNRYCASGLETIGMATAKIQSGMADCIIAGGAESMSFIPMGGYKPTPDYKVAAAGHEDYYWGMGLTAEAVANQYKISREDQDEFAYNSHMKALKAQAEGKFDKQIVPITVEQTFINENGKKETKSYVVKQDEGPRAGTSVAALAGLRPVFAADGSVTAGNSSQMSDGAAFVLIMSEEMVKELNLEPIARLVNFASSGVEPRIMGIGPVKAIPKALKQAGLTLNDIELIELNEAFASQALAVTRELNINPEIVNVNGGAISLGHPLGCTGAKLSVQLFDEMKRRGNKYGIVSMCVGTGQGSAGIYEVL, from the coding sequence ATGAAAACAGCATATATCGTAAAAGCTTACCGTACTGCGGTAGGAAAAGCACCAAAAGGGGTTTTTAGATTTAAAAGACCTGACGAATTAGCAGCAGAAACCATCCAGTTTATGATGGATGAGTTGCCTAATTTCGACAAAAAACGTATCGATGACGTTATGGTTGGAAACGCCATGCCGGAAGCAGAACAAGGACTTAACGTTGGGCGTTTAATCTCTTTGATGGGATTAAAAGTAGAAGATGTTCCTGGTGTTACGGTTAACCGTTATTGTGCATCGGGATTAGAAACTATCGGAATGGCAACTGCTAAAATTCAATCCGGAATGGCAGATTGTATCATTGCTGGTGGAGCTGAAAGTATGAGTTTTATTCCGATGGGAGGTTACAAACCAACTCCGGATTATAAAGTGGCTGCTGCAGGTCATGAAGATTACTATTGGGGAATGGGTTTAACTGCTGAAGCGGTTGCCAACCAATACAAAATCTCCAGAGAAGACCAGGATGAGTTTGCTTACAACTCTCATATGAAAGCTTTAAAAGCACAAGCAGAAGGGAAATTTGACAAACAAATTGTTCCAATTACTGTTGAGCAGACTTTTATCAATGAAAATGGTAAAAAAGAAACTAAATCATACGTAGTAAAACAAGACGAAGGCCCAAGAGCCGGAACATCTGTTGCTGCCTTAGCCGGTTTAAGACCTGTTTTTGCTGCTGACGGTAGTGTTACTGCCGGAAACTCTTCTCAAATGAGTGATGGTGCTGCTTTTGTTTTAATCATGAGCGAAGAAATGGTAAAAGAATTAAACCTTGAGCCAATCGCACGTTTGGTAAACTTTGCTTCTTCTGGTGTTGAGCCAAGAATTATGGGTATCGGTCCTGTAAAAGCAATTCCGAAAGCATTAAAACAAGCAGGATTAACACTAAACGATATTGAACTAATCGAGTTGAACGAAGCTTTTGCTTCTCAGGCTTTGGCAGTTACCCGCGAATTAAACATCAATCCGGAAATCGTAAACGTAAATGGTGGAGCAATTTCATTAGGACACCCACTGGGTTGTACAGGAGCTAAACTTTCTGTTCAGTTGTTCGACGAAATGAAACGCAGAGGAAACAAATACGGAATCGTTTCGATGTGCGTAGGAACCGGACAAGGTTCTGCGGGGATTTACGAAGTGTTGTAG
- a CDS encoding four helix bundle protein, which produces MRHNFKNLKIWILAMEITNDIYKLTATFPKSETYSLTNQMNRCSVSMPSNIAEGSNRGNKHFQHYLNISLGSSFELQTQLLIAFQNDYLSKTKTEEIENKIIEFQKMTTGFINKLD; this is translated from the coding sequence ATGAGACATAATTTTAAGAATTTGAAAATTTGGATTTTAGCTATGGAAATTACTAATGATATCTATAAACTAACTGCCACCTTTCCAAAATCAGAAACCTATAGTTTGACAAATCAAATGAATCGATGTTCTGTTTCAATGCCTTCTAATATTGCTGAAGGCTCTAACAGAGGGAATAAACACTTTCAGCATTATTTGAATATTAGTTTAGGTTCATCATTTGAATTACAAACGCAATTACTGATAGCTTTTCAAAATGATTATCTATCTAAAACAAAAACAGAAGAAATAGAAAACAAAATAATTGAATTTCAAAAGATGACAACAGGCTTCATAAATAAGTTAGATTAA
- a CDS encoding acyl-CoA dehydrogenase family protein gives MADTIEKNVTRGGQFLVKETKCEDIFTPEDFSEEQLMMRDSVKEFVDKELWAHKDRFEKKDYAYTESSMRKAGELGLLGVAVPEEYGGLGMGFVSTMLVCDYISGATGSFSTAFGAHTGIGTMPITLYGTEEQKKKYVPKLASGEWFGAYCLTEPGAGSDANSGKTKAVLSEDGKSYSITGQKMWISNAGFCSVFIVFARIGDDKNITGFIVENDPSNGISMNEEEHKLGIRASSTRQVFFNETKVPVENMLSERGNGFKIAMNALNVGRIKLAAACLDAQRRVTSNAVKYANERIQFNTAISSFGAIRSKLAEMATNAYAGESASYRAAKDIEDRIAAREAEGTSHQEAELKGVEEYAIECSILKVAVSEDVQSCADEGIQIFGGMGFSEDTPMESAWRDARIARIYEGTNEINRMLSVGMLIKKAMKGHVDLLGPAMKVQEELMGIPSFDTPDFSELFAEEKGIIANLKKVFLMVAGSAVQKYGPDLDSHQQLLMAASDILIEIYMAESTILRTEKLAKNQGEAKVQEQIAMAKLYLYKAVDTVNSRGKEGIISFAEGDEQRMMLMGLKRFTKYTNNPNVVALREVITSKLVAENEYCF, from the coding sequence ATGGCAGATACAATCGAAAAAAACGTAACCCGTGGTGGTCAGTTTTTAGTTAAGGAAACAAAATGCGAAGATATCTTTACACCAGAAGATTTTTCGGAAGAGCAGTTAATGATGCGTGACTCTGTAAAAGAGTTCGTTGACAAAGAATTATGGGCACATAAAGATCGTTTTGAGAAAAAAGATTATGCCTACACAGAATCTTCTATGCGTAAAGCAGGTGAACTAGGACTTTTAGGAGTTGCAGTTCCTGAAGAATACGGCGGATTAGGAATGGGATTTGTATCTACAATGTTAGTTTGTGACTACATTTCGGGAGCTACAGGATCTTTCTCAACTGCTTTTGGTGCACATACCGGAATTGGAACTATGCCAATTACCCTTTATGGTACTGAAGAACAAAAGAAAAAATACGTTCCTAAATTGGCTTCCGGAGAATGGTTTGGAGCTTATTGCTTGACAGAGCCGGGTGCAGGATCTGATGCTAACTCAGGAAAAACAAAAGCTGTTTTATCTGAAGACGGAAAATCGTACTCGATCACCGGACAAAAAATGTGGATCTCGAATGCAGGTTTCTGCAGCGTTTTCATCGTTTTTGCCCGTATTGGTGATGATAAAAACATTACAGGTTTTATCGTAGAAAACGATCCGTCTAACGGAATTTCTATGAACGAAGAAGAGCATAAATTAGGAATCCGTGCTTCCTCTACTCGTCAGGTTTTCTTCAACGAAACAAAAGTTCCTGTTGAAAACATGTTGTCTGAAAGAGGAAACGGTTTTAAAATCGCAATGAATGCTTTGAATGTTGGTCGTATTAAATTGGCTGCTGCCTGTTTAGATGCACAAAGAAGAGTTACTTCAAATGCTGTAAAATATGCTAACGAAAGAATTCAGTTTAACACTGCAATTTCATCTTTTGGAGCTATCCGTTCTAAATTAGCAGAAATGGCTACTAATGCTTATGCAGGAGAAAGTGCTTCTTACCGTGCTGCAAAAGATATCGAAGACAGAATCGCTGCTCGTGAAGCAGAAGGAACTTCTCACCAGGAAGCTGAATTGAAAGGTGTTGAAGAATATGCTATTGAATGTTCGATCCTAAAAGTAGCCGTTTCTGAAGACGTACAATCTTGTGCTGACGAAGGAATTCAAATTTTTGGAGGAATGGGATTCTCTGAGGACACTCCAATGGAAAGTGCCTGGAGAGATGCCCGTATCGCTCGTATCTACGAAGGAACAAACGAAATCAACAGAATGCTTTCAGTAGGAATGTTAATCAAAAAGGCTATGAAAGGTCACGTTGATTTATTAGGACCTGCTATGAAAGTTCAGGAAGAATTAATGGGAATCCCATCTTTTGACACTCCGGATTTCTCTGAATTATTTGCTGAAGAAAAAGGAATCATCGCTAACCTGAAAAAAGTTTTCTTGATGGTTGCCGGAAGTGCTGTTCAAAAATACGGACCAGATTTAGATTCACACCAACAGTTATTAATGGCTGCTTCTGATATCTTAATCGAAATCTACATGGCAGAAAGTACAATTCTAAGAACTGAAAAATTAGCCAAAAATCAAGGTGAGGCTAAAGTACAAGAGCAAATTGCTATGGCAAAATTATACTTGTACAAAGCGGTAGATACTGTTAACTCAAGAGGAAAAGAAGGAATTATTTCTTTTGCTGAAGGTGACGAACAACGTATGATGTTAATGGGACTTAAACGTTTCACAAAATACACAAACAATCCAAATGTTGTAGCCTTAAGAGAGGTTATTACATCTAAATTAGTTGCAGAAAACGAATACTGCTTCTAA
- a CDS encoding glycoside hydrolase family 18 protein has translation MKQINLIALILWCNFTTSVFAQKSKKMDIIAYYTGDDKLINEYEVSKLNQIIFSFCHLKEGKLSVDSAKDSTTIKYLVSLKASNPQLKIILSLGGWGGCEPCSAAFSTAEGRLTFAKSVKEVSDYFKVDGLDLDWEYPAIEGLPGHLFQPADKPNFTELIKILRSTLGKKYELSFAAGGFQKFLDESIDWKTVMPLVNRVNIMSYDLVNGYSKVTGHHTPLYSTNPKEESTDRAVAYLLKLGIPAEKLVIGGAFYTRTWKNVENINNGLYQAGEHVQGVSFKDYAPFYTEANGWKYFWDDKAKAPFWYNEKEKTFATGDNLTSIKAKAEYVKAKNLGGIMFWELPLDATRNGMVNTIYEVKTAK, from the coding sequence ATGAAACAAATTAACCTGATTGCCCTGATTTTATGGTGCAACTTTACCACAAGCGTATTTGCGCAAAAAAGCAAAAAGATGGACATCATAGCCTATTACACAGGTGATGACAAGCTAATTAACGAATACGAAGTAAGCAAACTAAACCAAATTATCTTCAGTTTCTGTCATTTAAAAGAGGGTAAACTAAGCGTTGATTCTGCAAAAGATTCTACTACTATCAAATATTTGGTTTCACTAAAAGCATCAAATCCCCAATTAAAAATTATTCTTTCGCTTGGTGGCTGGGGAGGCTGTGAGCCTTGTTCTGCAGCATTTTCAACAGCTGAGGGAAGACTTACTTTTGCAAAATCGGTGAAAGAAGTCAGCGATTATTTTAAAGTAGACGGCTTAGATTTAGATTGGGAATATCCGGCAATTGAGGGACTGCCAGGGCATTTGTTTCAACCAGCCGACAAACCAAATTTCACAGAATTAATCAAAATTTTGCGCTCTACTTTAGGTAAAAAATACGAATTGAGCTTTGCTGCCGGAGGTTTTCAAAAATTTCTCGACGAATCAATCGACTGGAAAACAGTAATGCCTTTAGTAAACCGTGTGAATATTATGAGTTATGATCTGGTAAACGGATACTCAAAAGTTACGGGGCACCATACACCTTTATACAGCACTAACCCAAAAGAAGAATCGACAGACAGGGCTGTTGCGTATTTATTGAAACTGGGAATTCCGGCAGAAAAATTAGTGATTGGAGGCGCTTTTTATACCCGCACCTGGAAGAATGTAGAAAACATCAATAACGGTTTGTATCAGGCCGGTGAACATGTTCAGGGTGTTTCTTTTAAAGACTATGCTCCTTTTTACACCGAAGCTAATGGCTGGAAGTATTTTTGGGACGATAAAGCCAAAGCACCTTTCTGGTACAATGAAAAAGAAAAAACATTTGCTACAGGAGATAATCTAACGTCTATAAAAGCAAAAGCAGAATACGTTAAAGCTAAAAACCTGGGCGGAATTATGTTCTGGGAACTTCCTCTGGACGCTACGCGAAACGGAATGGTCAATACTATTTATGAGGTTAAAACGGCTAAATAA
- a CDS encoding DUF4251 domain-containing protein: MKTKLSIILVLCCLVTISVFGQEKTKKEIKAEKELQQQKEVEALVASKKFDFEAQKMTPQGGNFIILDYNTYFLRFNTEKTTCDLPFFGRAFNVDYGGDGGIKFEGTPEDIKIEQKRKSYIVKATVKGKNDVYLLMFSIFYNGNTTLSITSNNKAFISYDGLIRAPKVVENKK; encoded by the coding sequence ATGAAAACTAAATTATCTATTATATTGGTGTTATGCTGTTTGGTAACGATTTCTGTTTTTGGACAGGAAAAGACAAAAAAAGAAATAAAGGCAGAAAAAGAACTGCAGCAACAAAAAGAAGTTGAAGCGCTGGTTGCGTCTAAAAAGTTTGATTTTGAAGCACAAAAAATGACTCCGCAGGGAGGGAACTTTATTATCCTCGATTACAATACTTATTTTTTAAGATTTAATACGGAAAAGACCACTTGTGATTTGCCTTTTTTTGGTCGAGCATTTAATGTCGACTATGGAGGAGATGGAGGAATTAAATTTGAAGGGACTCCGGAAGATATTAAAATCGAGCAAAAAAGGAAAAGTTATATTGTTAAGGCTACCGTTAAAGGGAAAAATGATGTGTATCTTTTGATGTTTTCTATTTTTTATAATGGAAACACGACCCTTAGTATTACCAGTAACAATAAAGCATTTATTTCGTATGATGGACTGATAAGAGCTCCAAAAGTAGTCGAGAATAAGAAATAA
- a CDS encoding META domain-containing protein — MIRKILTLVFLGVVLISCNASKTPTGDAVSKLEGTWVLDYISGPRIAFDGLYPNKKPTINFNVKENRVSGNNGCNSFNGAFAVTGNKIDLTQPMATTKMMCKDAQQGEQVFMSTLPKITSYDVTDGGKTLHFISGDIATMRFTRK; from the coding sequence ATGATCAGGAAAATTTTAACTTTAGTTTTTTTGGGAGTTGTTTTAATCTCCTGCAATGCCTCTAAAACACCAACAGGAGATGCGGTTTCTAAACTTGAAGGAACCTGGGTACTTGACTATATTAGCGGTCCGAGAATTGCTTTTGACGGTTTGTATCCGAATAAAAAACCAACTATTAACTTTAATGTAAAAGAGAATCGCGTGTCTGGAAATAATGGCTGCAATTCTTTTAACGGAGCGTTTGCCGTGACAGGAAACAAAATTGATCTGACACAGCCTATGGCCACAACCAAAATGATGTGTAAAGATGCTCAGCAGGGCGAACAGGTTTTTATGAGCACTTTGCCTAAAATAACCTCCTACGATGTTACGGATGGAGGAAAAACATTGCACTTTATCTCTGGAGATATTGCCACAATGCGATTTACCAGAAAATAG
- a CDS encoding superoxide dismutase family protein produces the protein MKKIIVSFAIITALIVGCKTSTKSSDAKNLTVTLEPKSNSTVAGTATFTEKNGKVTFVAKMTGLQPGVHAIHIHEKADCTAADGSSAGGHWNPTFKKHGKWGVAEYHKGDIGNFTADAKGNGSITLTTDEWCIGCGDATKDILGKGLIVHQGTDDFTTQPTGNAGGRAACAGIIK, from the coding sequence ATGAAAAAAATAATCGTTTCCTTCGCTATAATTACAGCCTTAATCGTTGGCTGTAAGACCAGTACAAAATCAAGTGATGCTAAAAACCTAACTGTAACTTTAGAGCCAAAAAGCAATAGTACAGTGGCCGGAACTGCTACTTTCACCGAAAAAAACGGTAAAGTAACTTTTGTTGCAAAAATGACCGGTTTACAGCCGGGAGTTCACGCCATCCACATTCACGAAAAAGCAGATTGTACTGCTGCCGACGGAAGTTCAGCAGGTGGGCACTGGAATCCTACCTTTAAAAAACATGGAAAATGGGGTGTTGCAGAATACCACAAAGGCGATATCGGAAACTTTACGGCTGATGCTAAAGGTAACGGATCGATAACCTTAACTACTGACGAATGGTGCATTGGTTGTGGCGATGCAACCAAAGATATTTTGGGTAAAGGTTTAATTGTACATCAGGGAACTGATGATTTTACCACACAACCTACCGGAAATGCAGGCGGAAGAGCAGCTTGTGCCGGAATCATTAAATAA
- a CDS encoding LETM1-related biofilm-associated protein — translation MINPSAPGWIDKFFSEQKFSEAIPFETAASFYNKVRETGFIYGHIISIDSQVPIPIKGWFKTEISKVALLNTLYGVFCLEKRSSEPNNFIAEVLKFYKEMSPEGFSLFKILLPKDTPSLSLENIIDQRVQTNDSIISKNFSHLVTNALLFIDVLAFRQYLEHGSIPEKYLKRIEETVLGIVALALKTKTIKSQHDDLLIKLFEASIRYSKFSKVTVDTLETLQLEYYNNQLEYYYLIDMAGMALWSDGVVENEEAYFLYSLGSMMGVSDDFVTKSIETTNTFITTHKKKIPYFNYSNPVKHFYDQMTHSVVKLIVRNKNRLVKEIIQSKELMVLLAYSTTRDLDAKEKKKVKKQLLDICKTIPSLTIFLLPGGSLLLPILIKFIPTLLPSAFNENLDENE, via the coding sequence ATGATTAACCCATCGGCACCAGGCTGGATAGACAAGTTTTTTAGCGAACAGAAGTTTTCAGAGGCTATACCTTTTGAGACTGCAGCGTCGTTCTACAATAAAGTCAGAGAGACCGGTTTTATTTACGGTCATATCATTTCTATTGATTCACAGGTTCCCATCCCTATAAAAGGCTGGTTCAAAACCGAAATTTCAAAAGTAGCCTTACTAAACACTTTGTACGGTGTTTTTTGTTTGGAAAAAAGAAGTTCGGAACCCAATAATTTTATCGCAGAAGTTTTAAAATTTTATAAAGAAATGAGTCCGGAAGGATTTAGTTTGTTCAAAATTTTACTTCCAAAGGATACCCCTTCCCTTTCTTTAGAGAATATCATAGACCAAAGGGTTCAGACGAACGACAGCATTATCAGTAAAAACTTTTCGCATTTGGTAACCAATGCGCTTTTGTTTATTGATGTTCTGGCTTTCAGACAGTATTTAGAACATGGTTCAATTCCTGAAAAATACTTAAAACGAATCGAAGAAACAGTACTGGGTATTGTGGCTCTGGCTTTAAAAACCAAAACCATAAAATCGCAGCACGACGATTTGCTGATTAAACTTTTTGAAGCTTCCATCCGATATTCTAAATTTTCAAAAGTAACGGTTGATACTTTAGAAACCTTACAGCTGGAGTATTACAACAACCAACTTGAGTATTATTACTTAATCGATATGGCCGGAATGGCTTTATGGAGTGATGGTGTTGTTGAAAATGAAGAAGCCTACTTTTTGTACTCTTTAGGTTCGATGATGGGTGTTTCAGACGATTTTGTGACGAAGAGTATTGAAACCACGAATACCTTTATCACTACGCATAAAAAGAAGATTCCTTACTTCAACTATTCCAATCCGGTAAAACATTTTTACGATCAAATGACCCACAGTGTGGTAAAACTGATTGTAAGAAACAAAAACAGATTGGTTAAGGAAATCATTCAAAGCAAAGAATTAATGGTCCTGTTGGCCTATTCAACTACCAGAGATCTGGATGCCAAGGAAAAGAAGAAAGTAAAAAAACAGCTTTTAGACATCTGTAAAACGATTCCGTCACTAACGATCTTTTTACTGCCCGGAGGAAGTTTGTTGTTACCCATTCTTATAAAATTTATTCCAACTTTATTACCGTCTGCTTTTAACGAAAATCTGGACGAAAACGAATAA
- the can gene encoding carbonate dehydratase gives MREFYKQLLENNRQWVEKSLALDPNYFADLAKGQTPPLLWIGCSDSRVPANEIIGAKPGEVFVHRNIANMVVHSDMNMLSVLDYAVNVLKVKHVIVCGHYGCGGVKAAMGNQSVGIIDNWIRHIKDEYRLHDKYLNSIEDETERFNAFVEINAKEQVYNLAKTSIVQGAWKNGQDLMLHGWVYGLNSGFVTDLNVNISSNEELDEVYQLDL, from the coding sequence ATGAGAGAGTTTTATAAGCAGTTACTTGAAAACAATAGACAATGGGTTGAAAAATCATTGGCATTAGATCCAAATTATTTTGCTGATTTGGCTAAAGGACAAACACCGCCATTATTATGGATTGGATGTTCAGACAGCCGTGTTCCTGCAAACGAAATTATTGGAGCTAAACCGGGTGAGGTTTTTGTACACCGTAATATTGCCAATATGGTGGTGCACTCCGATATGAATATGTTGAGTGTTCTGGATTATGCAGTAAACGTTTTGAAAGTAAAACACGTTATTGTTTGCGGACATTACGGTTGTGGTGGTGTAAAAGCAGCTATGGGAAATCAATCTGTTGGAATCATTGACAACTGGATTCGTCACATTAAAGATGAGTACCGTTTACACGATAAGTACCTAAACTCGATTGAAGATGAAACAGAGCGTTTTAATGCTTTTGTTGAAATCAATGCAAAAGAGCAGGTTTACAACTTGGCTAAAACGTCTATTGTGCAGGGAGCCTGGAAAAACGGACAGGATTTAATGCTTCACGGATGGGTTTACGGTTTGAACTCTGGTTTTGTAACCGATTTAAATGTAAACATCAGTTCGAACGAAGAACTGGATGAGGTTTATCAGTTAGATCTTTAA